From the Nitrobacter hamburgensis X14 genome, one window contains:
- a CDS encoding type IV secretory system conjugative DNA transfer family protein yields MDLETIAYLGLGVSTFALVSWRSQKTETTFGSAEWLQPWVASRKGMFRRGGLVLGDWTGLSPVYYRGAGHALTVAPTGSGKGTSAIVPNLLRHPFIFLIDPGGENTAIAAKVWRKKGYAFSCLNPWRMHTTAPWSLPSHSLNPLGILDSESETFASDADLLADMIVTRTGSESGSSAFFKDEAQSGIRAFLMHIVTTEPEERRTLTTLREYIAANAESWDALIASMKTNKAAGGIVAREAEQMERREANAGGEFSAVLSTMKQDTNFIEDPIMQAALSRSTVDLTVLKGRRGNEKLPGAVLSVIIPLEYLDTHAAYARLIVGCALWTMQRGPLARERVLFLMDEFPALKRMDRIAGGLATLRKYRVWLWPVIQNIGQLKELYRANWQTFLSNAGLKMFMGAGDLETAQYISELCGDATIEVTTKTPGGESVSPAVRRLVTIEEVMHANGGQQIVFVDNLKPLLLRKTPYWNRPSLRRAFHRNPYQAGTPGLPFRTPFAALCGVFLRCAAWLAGPPPSVVALIFFALATWSHLGISLGRGTEASNPACLYLQTDGVKRGYVRSAQTPCPLFIFTEL; encoded by the coding sequence ATGGACCTCGAAACTATCGCATATCTTGGCCTCGGCGTCTCCACCTTTGCGCTCGTCAGCTGGCGCTCGCAAAAGACCGAGACCACCTTCGGCTCCGCCGAATGGCTCCAGCCATGGGTGGCCAGCCGCAAGGGGATGTTTCGCAGAGGCGGCCTCGTGCTCGGCGACTGGACCGGCCTTTCTCCGGTCTACTATCGCGGCGCGGGTCACGCGCTCACCGTCGCCCCAACCGGCTCGGGCAAGGGCACCTCGGCGATCGTGCCGAACCTGCTGCGCCATCCCTTTATCTTCCTGATCGATCCCGGCGGCGAGAACACCGCGATTGCCGCCAAAGTCTGGCGCAAGAAGGGCTACGCGTTCTCCTGCCTCAATCCATGGCGGATGCACACGACAGCACCTTGGTCGCTGCCGTCCCACAGTCTCAATCCGCTCGGCATCCTCGATTCCGAAAGCGAGACTTTCGCGAGCGACGCCGACCTGCTCGCCGACATGATCGTGACCCGCACCGGCAGCGAATCCGGCTCGTCCGCTTTCTTCAAGGACGAAGCGCAAAGCGGCATCCGCGCCTTCCTGATGCATATCGTCACCACCGAGCCGGAAGAGCGGCGCACGCTCACGACCTTGCGCGAATACATCGCCGCCAACGCCGAGAGTTGGGACGCGCTGATAGCCTCCATGAAGACGAACAAGGCGGCAGGCGGCATCGTCGCCCGCGAAGCGGAGCAGATGGAACGCCGCGAAGCGAACGCGGGCGGCGAGTTCTCGGCGGTGCTGTCCACGATGAAGCAGGACACCAACTTCATCGAAGATCCAATCATGCAGGCGGCGCTGTCGCGATCGACCGTCGATCTCACCGTGCTGAAGGGTCGGCGCGGCAATGAAAAACTGCCGGGCGCGGTGTTGTCGGTGATCATTCCGCTGGAATATCTCGACACTCACGCCGCCTATGCGCGCCTGATCGTCGGCTGCGCCCTATGGACCATGCAGCGTGGGCCGCTGGCGCGCGAGCGCGTCCTGTTCCTGATGGACGAGTTTCCAGCGCTGAAGCGCATGGACCGGATCGCGGGCGGTCTCGCTACCTTGCGCAAATACCGCGTCTGGCTGTGGCCGGTGATTCAGAACATTGGCCAGCTCAAGGAGCTGTACCGCGCCAACTGGCAGACCTTCCTCTCCAATGCCGGCCTGAAAATGTTCATGGGCGCGGGCGATCTTGAGACGGCGCAATATATCTCCGAGCTTTGCGGCGATGCCACCATCGAGGTGACGACGAAGACGCCGGGCGGAGAATCGGTTTCGCCGGCCGTGCGGCGGCTGGTGACGATCGAAGAGGTGATGCACGCCAATGGCGGCCAGCAGATCGTCTTCGTCGATAATCTGAAGCCGCTGCTGCTGCGCAAGACGCCGTACTGGAACCGGCCGTCGCTGCGCCGCGCCTTTCATCGCAATCCGTACCAGGCCGGCACGCCGGGGCTTCCGTTCCGCACCCCGTTCGCGGCGCTGTGTGGCGTGTTCCTGCGCTGCGCCGCATGGCTGGCTGGACCGCCGCCGTCGGTCGTGGCGCTGATTTTCTTCGCGCTGGCGACCTGGTCGCATCTCGGAATCTCGCTCGGGCGAGGGACCGAAGCGAGCAATCCCGCATGCCTGTATCTCCAGACCGACGGCGTCAAACGCGGCTACGTGCGCTCGGCGCAAACGCCGTGTCCGCTATTCATATTCACCGAACTCTGA